The sequence GTGCATGGCGGGGGCGAAGACCACGGGGCAGCGGGCGGTGAGCAGGGTGTTCGTCAGCAGGTCGTCGGCGAGCCCGTGGGCGGCCTTGGCCAGCATGTCGGCGGTGGCGGGGGCGACGACGACGAGGTCGGCGGACTGCCCGATGCGCACGTGCGGCACCTCGTGGACGGACTCCCAGACCTCGGTGGAGGCCGGGTTCCCGGAGAGGGCGGACCAGGTGGCCTCCCCCACGAAGTTCAGGGAGGCCGCGGTGGGCACCACCCGCACGTCGTGGCCGGACTCGGTCAGTCGGCGCAGCAGCTCGCACGCCTTGTAGGCGGCGATCCCGCCACTGACTCCCAGTACGACCTTCGGCTTATCCACCACGCACTTCCCTTCTCGGTGTCCGACGCGGCCGACGCCTTCGGCTCTGATCGTCGTCGTACCCACCCATGACACACCACAGGCCCGGCAGATGTTCTGCCGGGCCTGTGATGAAAGGACTTCTGGTGCCTTACTGGGCCGGGGCCTCGATGGCCTCGGAGGTCAGCAGACCCGCGTTGATCTCGCGCAGCGCGATCGAAAGCGGCTTCTCGTGGACGTGGGTGTCCACCAGCGGGCCGACGTACTCGAGCAGGCCCTCACCGAGCTGCGAGTAGTACGCGTTGATCTGACGCGCGCGCTTGGCCGCGTAGATCACGAGGCTGTACTTCGAGTCCGTGGCCTCGAGCAGCTCGTCGATCGGCGGGTTGATGATGCCCTCGGGCGCAGTGATGGAAGAGGACACGCTCTACCTTCCGAAGATGGGTGAAAGATGGGGCCGTCCTGGAATCGACCGAATCAAAAACATCGATCAACGATCAGACAACTGCCATCAAGGCTAGCAGCTCACGCGCCACGTCCTCGACGGAGGTGTTGACCAGGGTGGTGTCGAACTCGGACTCGGCAGCGAGCTCGATCTTGGCGGCGGCGAGCCGACGCTCGATGACCTCCGCCGATTCGGTGCCCCGCCCGGTCAGCCGGCGGACCAGCTCGTCCCAGCTGGGCGGTGCCAGGAAGACCAGCTGGGCGTCGGGCTTGGACTCGCGGACGAGTCGCGCGCCCTGGAGATCGATCTCCAGCAGTACCGGCTCGCCGTTGTCCAGGCGTTCCAGCACCGCGCTGCGGGGTGTGCCGTAGCGGTTGCCCGCGAACTCGGCCCACTCCAGCAACTCGCCGTTGGCGATCAGCTTGTCGAACTCGTCGTCATTGACGAAGAAGTAGTGGACTCCGTGTCGCTCACCGGGCCGCGGCTTGCGGGTGGTGGCCGACACCGAGAGCCATACCTCGGGGTGAACCTTGCGCATATGCGCGACGACCGTGCTCTTGCCGACCCCTGAAGGGCCGGAGAGCACGGTCAGCCGCGGACGAACCTCTGCTGCCATAGAGCGATTATCCAGCTTCTCAGGACTGCCTGAGAACGCCGGGAGAACTTCAGTCGACGCCTCAGGCGCCGGTGCTGCCGAACTCGCGCTCCAGAGAGGCGATCTGGTTGGAACCGAGACCTCGGACACGCCGGGACTCGGAGATGCCGAGACGCTCCATGATCTGCTTGGCGCGCACCTTGCCCACGCCAGGCAGAGACTCCAGCAGGGCGGAGACCTTCATCTTGCCGATGACGTCGTTCTCCTGGCCCGTCTTGATGACCTCTTGGAGCGAGGCGCCGGAGTGCTTGAGTCGATTCTTCACCTCGGCCCGCTCCCGGCGAGCCGCGGCGGCCTTTTCGAGCGCGGCTGCGCGCTGTTCAGGGGTAAGGGGCGGAAGAGCCACGCCTACGTCACCTCGGATGTCGAACTGTCGGATACGGACCGGTGGGTAACCCTGAAGGGAACACACCTCGCGAGCTCCCGAACAGCGATGGAACTCGTTCGCTGCACGTTCACTCTGGTCGGAGACTAGCGGCCAACACCGCTCCAGTCAGCGAGAACGGACGAAAAGTCCTGGTCAGCCTCCACTGAACCGTACATCACGGACAAAATACCCCGGTTTTGTCCGATGAAGAGCGTTCGAGTTTCGCCAAGAAGAGCGAGAGGCCGGCCCGCGGAGGTGCGGCCGGCCTCTCGAAGTGACCGATTACGCGGTGACGGCCTCGTGGATCTCGTCGGCGAAGCGCCGCGCCGCGTCGCGCAGGGCGGTCACGTCCGGACCGTGCTTCAGGACCCCCCGCGAGACGTTCGGGACGACGTTGCGCACGGCCTTGCCGAACACGCCCGGCAGGTCCGCCGCCGTCGCGCCCTGCGCGCCGATGCCGGGAGCCAGCAGCGGCCCGTTGATGTCGAGGTCGAAGTTGGACAGATCGCCCAGGGTGGCGCCGACCACCGCGCCGAAGGAGCCCATGGGGGCGGCGTCCGCGTTCTCGGCCGCCAGGTGCGCCAGCATCGTCGCGCCGATCGTCCGACCGTCCTCGCGGACCGCCCGCTGCACCTCCGCGCCCTCCGGGTTCGAGGTCAGCGCCAGGACGAACAGGCCGGCGCCCGACTCCCGGGCCAGGTCCACGGCCGGCTTCAGCGAGCCGTAGCCCAGGTACGGGGAGACCGTCAGCGCGTCCGAGAACAGCGTCGAGGTCGGGTCCAGGAAGGCCGAGGCGTACGCCGCCATGGTCGAGCCGATGTCACCGCGCTTGGCGTCCATGACCACCAGGGTCCCGGCCGACCGGGCGTCCGCGACGGCCCGCTCCAGGACGGCCACGCCCTTCGAGCCGAACCGCTCGAAGAAGGCCGCCTGCGGCTTGAAGACCGCCACCGACTCGGCGAGCGCCTCGACGACCGTACGGGAGAACCGCTCCAGGCCCGCGATGTCGTCCTGGAGGCCCCACTGGGCCAGCAGGGCGGCATGCGGGTCGATGCCCACGCACAGCGGGCCCCGGGAGTCCATCGCCGCGCGCAGGCGGGTGCCGAACGGGGTCACAGTCACTTGGAGGCCTTTCGGGTCTCGGCGCCCACCGCTTCGGCGAGCGTCGCGTACGGGCTGGTGGCCAGGCGCGCGGCGAGGCCCTTGTGGATGGCTCGGGCGTAGAACGGGCCCTCGTAGATGAAGGCGCTGTAGCCCTGGATCAGCGTGGCACCGGCCAGGATCCGCTGCCAGGCGTCCTCGGCGTTCTCGATGCCGCCGACCCCGACCAGGACCAGGCGGTCCC comes from Streptomyces virginiae and encodes:
- the gmk gene encoding guanylate kinase, which gives rise to MAAEVRPRLTVLSGPSGVGKSTVVAHMRKVHPEVWLSVSATTRKPRPGERHGVHYFFVNDDEFDKLIANGELLEWAEFAGNRYGTPRSAVLERLDNGEPVLLEIDLQGARLVRESKPDAQLVFLAPPSWDELVRRLTGRGTESAEVIERRLAAAKIELAAESEFDTTLVNTSVEDVARELLALMAVV
- a CDS encoding integration host factor, with product MALPPLTPEQRAAALEKAAAARRERAEVKNRLKHSGASLQEVIKTGQENDVIGKMKVSALLESLPGVGKVRAKQIMERLGISESRRVRGLGSNQIASLEREFGSTGA
- the pyrF gene encoding orotidine-5'-phosphate decarboxylase translates to MTVTPFGTRLRAAMDSRGPLCVGIDPHAALLAQWGLQDDIAGLERFSRTVVEALAESVAVFKPQAAFFERFGSKGVAVLERAVADARSAGTLVVMDAKRGDIGSTMAAYASAFLDPTSTLFSDALTVSPYLGYGSLKPAVDLARESGAGLFVLALTSNPEGAEVQRAVREDGRTIGATMLAHLAAENADAAPMGSFGAVVGATLGDLSNFDLDINGPLLAPGIGAQGATAADLPGVFGKAVRNVVPNVSRGVLKHGPDVTALRDAARRFADEIHEAVTA
- the rpoZ gene encoding DNA-directed RNA polymerase subunit omega, which produces MSSSITAPEGIINPPIDELLEATDSKYSLVIYAAKRARQINAYYSQLGEGLLEYVGPLVDTHVHEKPLSIALREINAGLLTSEAIEAPAQ